From the Serratia nematodiphila DZ0503SBS1 genome, one window contains:
- a CDS encoding condensation domain-containing protein, producing MKALTTMQAAYWVGRQSAPPLGGMAAHLYAEFDGGELNIARLRQAVEALYLRHPLLRLRITDDGRQTIAPPGPRHTLHLDDWRHADEATLAAALAAKRQAKSTQLLPLEQGVPCDISLSLLPEGRSRLHVDLDMIAGDAMSFRLLMEDLTAFYHQCPAAPAHDAPPAYFDHLERRDADVALRQRRERGQRWWRERLAQVPPAPRLLRTPDRCRSDRLAIQLNVEESRALENVAKRHHTSLSTLFLALFALAVGQGWNMTRFRLNVPLFHRESEREDAHRLIGDFSNLVLLGVELNPTENLNAFCRRLMTQLAELIEHADYPGVSVMRDLSRLHGSLQPSPVVFTAGFGIRGKTLFSERVTNTFGRLGWVISQGPQVALDAQVAHVDDGILINWDVRLDAFPEHVLPRLLACYRALLHLAARQAGAFDRPLSQLLAQCTPDALAQQAPVRQVLHRLLARVAPEANVRDHDDIRRLALPDAGVNALLTVLNKYLAAALTAQDLTAHPSPAALAALICQRSPEAGRHAKTLLAALAPQH from the coding sequence GCGTCATCCGCTGTTACGCCTGCGCATTACCGACGATGGCAGGCAGACGATCGCACCTCCCGGCCCCCGACATACCTTGCATCTCGACGACTGGCGACATGCCGATGAAGCAACGCTGGCGGCCGCGCTCGCCGCCAAACGCCAGGCGAAAAGCACCCAGTTGCTGCCGCTGGAGCAGGGCGTTCCCTGCGATATCAGCCTGAGCCTGTTGCCGGAAGGACGCAGCCGCCTGCATGTCGATCTCGACATGATCGCCGGCGATGCCATGAGCTTTCGCCTGTTGATGGAAGATCTGACGGCGTTTTATCACCAGTGTCCGGCGGCCCCAGCCCATGACGCGCCGCCGGCCTACTTCGATCACCTAGAACGACGCGACGCCGACGTGGCGCTGCGCCAACGGCGCGAACGCGGTCAGCGTTGGTGGCGTGAACGCCTGGCGCAGGTGCCGCCGGCGCCGCGCCTGCTGCGCACGCCGGATCGCTGCCGCAGCGATCGTTTGGCCATACAGCTGAATGTAGAAGAAAGCCGCGCGCTGGAAAACGTCGCCAAACGGCATCACACCTCCCTCTCTACGCTGTTTCTGGCGCTGTTCGCGCTGGCCGTCGGCCAGGGTTGGAACATGACGCGCTTCCGGCTCAACGTGCCGCTGTTCCACCGCGAGAGCGAACGGGAGGACGCACATCGCCTCATCGGCGATTTCTCTAACCTGGTGCTGCTCGGCGTGGAACTGAACCCGACGGAAAACCTGAACGCCTTCTGCCGGCGCCTGATGACGCAGCTGGCGGAGCTGATCGAGCATGCGGATTACCCCGGCGTCAGCGTGATGCGCGATCTGTCGCGCCTGCACGGCAGCCTGCAGCCTTCGCCGGTGGTGTTTACCGCCGGTTTCGGCATCCGCGGCAAAACGCTGTTTTCCGAACGGGTCACCAACACCTTTGGCCGTCTCGGTTGGGTGATCTCTCAGGGGCCGCAGGTGGCGCTGGATGCGCAGGTCGCCCACGTCGACGACGGCATTCTGATCAACTGGGACGTGCGGCTGGACGCGTTCCCCGAGCACGTGCTGCCGCGCCTGCTGGCCTGTTACCGGGCGCTGCTGCACCTGGCCGCGCGGCAAGCGGGGGCGTTCGATCGCCCGCTGTCGCAGCTGCTGGCGCAATGCACGCCCGACGCGCTGGCGCAGCAGGCGCCGGTGCGCCAGGTGCTGCACCGGCTGCTGGCGCGGGTGGCTCCCGAGGCCAATGTGCGCGACCACGACGATATCCGCCGGTTGGCCTTGCCGGATGCCGGGGTGAACGCGCTGCTGACGGTGCTCAACAAGTATCTGGCGGCGGCGCTGACGGCGCAGGATCTGACGGCGCATCCCTCCCCGGCGGCGCTGGCGGCGTTGATCTGCCAACGGTCGCCCGAGGCAGGAAGGCATGCGAAAACGCTGCTCGCCGCGCTGGCGCCGCAGCACTGA
- a CDS encoding condensation domain-containing protein, giving the protein MSDTALASEWLPLAPAQLDFWEEHTLHPGQTLSTVAHCTELCGAVEEETLCRAIATTLAETQAFALRFGERHGDAPPSLRYDPQCTPPLQRIDLQTHGDPWLAAQSLMREDIAQRRALHSEPLAAAWLLKLGPERYLWYVRAHHILIDGFGMALIEHRCAALYAHYLGQGNAGIPLGAFGPFQQAELAYADSERCERDRRFWQTYLPPSQALPTVRKGGEAYGVRRLSTHHRLSAAVSHCLAQLAERSGINWPDLLVALSAAWLFQVMPRCTRQGDTLPMWMPALNRRGQAATNVPSLAVNTLPLLVSPSQAETLGSFLTTLTQQLRELRSHAGYRLRQLAVDRGVAPNSRFFISPFINVQPFDAPRFTGCSGTRSVLAGGSGDGFNLTYRGRTDARDLQVDIDIYLEQFPTEDALDYGEALQEFLLRALQREAWGQPLAALTALPA; this is encoded by the coding sequence ATGTCGGACACCGCTTTGGCCTCTGAATGGTTGCCGCTGGCGCCAGCGCAGCTTGATTTCTGGGAAGAACACACCTTGCACCCTGGGCAGACGCTGTCCACCGTCGCACATTGCACCGAACTGTGTGGCGCGGTAGAGGAAGAGACGCTCTGCCGGGCGATCGCCACCACTCTCGCCGAGACGCAGGCGTTTGCCTTGCGCTTTGGTGAGCGGCATGGCGACGCTCCTCCGTCGTTGCGTTACGATCCACAGTGCACACCGCCATTGCAACGCATCGATCTGCAAACGCACGGCGATCCCTGGCTGGCGGCGCAAAGCCTGATGCGCGAAGATATCGCGCAGCGCCGGGCGCTGCATAGCGAGCCGCTAGCCGCAGCCTGGCTGCTCAAACTGGGGCCGGAGCGCTACCTCTGGTACGTGCGTGCGCACCATATTCTGATTGATGGCTTCGGTATGGCCCTGATCGAACACCGCTGCGCCGCGTTATATGCGCACTACCTCGGCCAGGGCAACGCGGGTATCCCTCTGGGCGCATTTGGACCCTTTCAACAGGCCGAGCTGGCCTACGCTGATTCTGAGCGATGCGAGCGCGATCGGCGCTTTTGGCAGACCTATTTGCCGCCGTCACAGGCGCTGCCGACGGTACGTAAGGGCGGTGAGGCCTATGGCGTACGGCGTTTGAGCACCCATCACCGGCTGTCGGCGGCAGTGTCGCACTGTCTGGCGCAGTTGGCGGAGCGCAGCGGCATCAATTGGCCCGACTTGCTGGTGGCGCTGTCGGCGGCCTGGCTGTTTCAGGTGATGCCGCGCTGTACCCGGCAGGGCGATACGCTGCCGATGTGGATGCCGGCGCTGAATCGCCGCGGGCAGGCCGCCACCAACGTGCCTTCGCTGGCGGTCAACACTCTGCCGCTGCTGGTGTCACCGTCGCAAGCGGAGACGCTGGGGAGCTTTCTCACCACGCTGACGCAGCAACTGCGTGAGCTGCGCAGCCACGCCGGCTACCGCCTGCGGCAACTGGCCGTCGATCGCGGAGTGGCTCCGAACTCGCGCTTCTTTATTTCCCCTTTCATTAATGTGCAGCCCTTCGATGCGCCCCGTTTCACCGGCTGCAGCGGTACGCGCAGCGTATTGGCCGGCGGCTCGGGCGACGGTTTCAACCTGACTTATCGCGGCCGCACCGACGCCCGCGATCTGCAGGTGGATATCGATATCTATCTGGAGCAGTTTCCGACGGAGGATGCGCTGGACTATGGCGAGGCGCTGCAAGAATTTCTGTTGCGTGCGCTGCAGCGGGAAGCCTGGGGGCAACCGCTGGCGGCCCTGACGGCGTTGCCCGCCTGA
- a CDS encoding amino acid adenylation domain-containing protein encodes METPLTALQQAYLLGRSDRWPLGGVAMHDFREYRARQLDVPRLEARLTELVQHYPALRTCIDVQRGTQHVRPEVTLHLDRHDLRALDGEAAQRQVEQLRERYSHQRHDPSQPLWRIAVIQLAEQQDPTGSPYDTLIFTSFDALILDGQGISTVIARLFDDRPLTSTAAALPPPAASAAQRQADAAYWREKLLDVTTPSALPWRAPLANLTSSRYRRATLTLPRDTVKQLGRLGSPHALLRNSLLSALILDTLAHWTTDGELCIGVPVAFPAADGALGNASSFVAVRYSRHGEDFIQRAQALQDDVLGALDHLAFSGVDLARQLLGQSQGGPALPVILTNCLGWETLPAEAPVRFHDGLTQTPQVAIDIRLTLDSEKNLQLCVDYAEQALHGEQVEAMLAALQRRILRSCQRADLAIAPRDFIDLAHYRHNDSEANYAPYPYLAQLAERLFGAQNGGNALICGEQTLTYRELGQQIATAIANLQSRGVQPGNVVALYLPRSPEQVIFSLACALQGVIWVPIDINSPPERTAYLLENCRPTLVVHGGDLETPIGVTPAILLAPTDRAPALPDEQTLVERSASLTASYYLYTSGTTGKPKCVVLNNRATANVIHQTQQRWAVTADDVFISVTPPHHDMSMFDLFGSLCAGATLVLPAPHQEKDAISWNQLVEKHRVSLWCSVPAILEMLLTCKTADSLRSLRLVAQGGDYIKPATVQTLRTLRPDLALFSLGGPTETTIWSIWHPIAPQESGTVPYGRPLPANRYFICHDDGSHCPAGVVGRIHTAGVNLALGYLEQGELKQHDFITLEGPDGQPLRAFRTGDQGYYRADGNIMFATRVNGYVKIRGVRVSLPEIEDVLRRHPAILDMVVVDYPSGENNEAALGALYLTRDGKPLPLSEIRAFATGYLPCTHIPTRFIHAEALPLSANGKTDRHRIRADLSHQQTAPALNACAAPPPHAPLVRSAEILTIYWQAIGVTPRPEWGEETAFIAMGLKLPHIKQVASRLNDAFGTRLVSSSLLPCKNAREVAALLAS; translated from the coding sequence ATGGAGACACCATTAACCGCACTGCAGCAGGCCTACCTTCTGGGCCGCAGCGATCGATGGCCGCTCGGCGGCGTGGCGATGCACGACTTTCGCGAATACCGCGCCCGGCAGCTGGACGTACCGCGCCTTGAAGCGCGCCTGACCGAGCTGGTACAGCATTACCCGGCGCTTCGCACCTGCATCGATGTGCAGCGCGGCACGCAGCACGTACGCCCGGAGGTGACGCTGCATCTGGATCGCCACGATCTGCGCGCCCTTGATGGCGAAGCGGCGCAGCGCCAGGTCGAACAACTGCGCGAGCGTTACTCCCACCAGCGCCACGATCCGAGCCAACCGCTGTGGCGCATCGCCGTGATCCAACTTGCCGAACAGCAGGATCCGACGGGATCGCCGTACGATACGCTGATCTTTACCAGCTTTGATGCCTTGATCCTCGACGGCCAGGGGATCTCCACCGTGATCGCGCGCCTGTTCGACGATCGCCCTCTGACGTCGACCGCCGCCGCACTGCCGCCCCCCGCCGCATCGGCGGCGCAGCGCCAGGCCGATGCCGCCTACTGGCGTGAAAAACTGCTGGATGTCACCACCCCGTCGGCACTGCCGTGGCGCGCCCCGCTCGCCAATCTCACCTCATCACGCTATCGCCGCGCCACCTTGACGCTACCGCGCGATACGGTAAAACAGCTTGGCCGCCTGGGATCGCCGCATGCGCTGCTGCGCAACAGCCTGCTGTCGGCGCTGATCCTCGATACGCTGGCCCACTGGACCACCGACGGTGAGCTGTGCATCGGGGTGCCGGTAGCGTTCCCCGCCGCCGATGGTGCCCTGGGCAACGCCTCCAGCTTCGTGGCGGTGCGCTATTCCCGTCATGGCGAAGACTTTATCCAGCGCGCGCAAGCCCTGCAGGACGACGTGCTCGGCGCGCTCGACCACCTGGCGTTTTCCGGCGTCGATCTGGCGCGGCAGTTGCTCGGCCAAAGCCAGGGCGGCCCGGCGCTGCCCGTGATCCTGACCAACTGTCTGGGTTGGGAAACGCTGCCGGCCGAGGCGCCGGTGCGCTTCCACGACGGCCTGACCCAAACGCCGCAGGTCGCCATCGATATTCGCCTGACGCTGGACAGCGAAAAAAACCTGCAGCTGTGCGTGGACTACGCCGAACAGGCGCTGCACGGCGAGCAGGTAGAAGCCATGCTGGCGGCGTTGCAGCGACGCATCCTGCGCAGTTGCCAACGCGCCGACCTGGCGATCGCGCCGCGAGATTTCATCGATCTGGCGCATTATCGCCACAATGACAGCGAAGCGAATTACGCGCCTTATCCTTATCTGGCGCAGCTGGCCGAGCGGCTGTTTGGCGCACAAAACGGCGGCAACGCGCTGATCTGCGGCGAACAGACGCTGACCTACCGCGAACTGGGCCAGCAGATCGCCACGGCGATCGCTAACCTGCAAAGCCGCGGCGTGCAGCCGGGCAACGTGGTGGCGTTGTATCTGCCGCGCAGCCCTGAGCAGGTCATCTTCAGCCTCGCCTGCGCCCTGCAGGGCGTGATCTGGGTGCCTATCGATATCAACTCACCGCCGGAACGCACCGCCTACCTGCTGGAGAACTGCCGGCCGACGTTGGTGGTGCACGGCGGCGATCTGGAGACGCCGATCGGCGTGACGCCGGCGATCCTGCTGGCGCCGACGGATCGCGCGCCTGCGCTGCCGGATGAACAGACGTTGGTGGAACGCAGCGCCAGCCTGACCGCAAGCTACTACCTGTATACCTCCGGCACCACCGGCAAGCCCAAATGCGTGGTGCTCAACAACCGCGCCACCGCCAACGTTATCCACCAGACCCAGCAGCGCTGGGCGGTCACCGCCGACGACGTGTTCATTTCCGTCACGCCGCCGCACCATGACATGTCGATGTTCGATCTGTTCGGTTCGCTGTGCGCCGGCGCTACGCTGGTGCTGCCGGCGCCGCATCAGGAAAAAGACGCCATCAGCTGGAACCAGCTGGTGGAAAAACATCGGGTCAGCCTGTGGTGTTCGGTGCCGGCCATTCTGGAGATGCTGCTCACCTGCAAAACGGCCGACAGCCTGCGTTCGCTGCGCCTGGTGGCGCAAGGCGGCGACTACATCAAGCCGGCGACGGTGCAAACCCTGCGAACCCTGCGCCCGGATCTCGCGCTGTTCTCGCTCGGCGGGCCGACCGAAACCACCATCTGGAGCATCTGGCACCCGATCGCCCCGCAGGAGAGCGGCACCGTGCCTTACGGCCGCCCGCTGCCCGCCAACCGTTATTTCATCTGCCATGACGACGGCAGCCACTGCCCGGCCGGCGTGGTCGGCCGCATCCATACCGCCGGGGTGAACCTGGCGTTGGGCTACCTGGAGCAGGGGGAGCTGAAGCAGCACGATTTCATCACCCTCGAAGGGCCGGACGGACAACCGCTGCGCGCTTTCCGCACTGGCGATCAGGGCTACTACCGTGCGGACGGCAACATCATGTTCGCCACCCGGGTGAACGGCTATGTGAAGATCCGCGGCGTGCGCGTCTCGCTGCCGGAAATCGAAGACGTGCTGCGCCGCCATCCGGCGATCCTGGATATGGTGGTGGTGGATTATCCCAGCGGAGAAAACAACGAGGCGGCGCTCGGCGCCCTGTATCTGACCCGCGACGGCAAACCGCTGCCGCTGTCCGAGATCCGCGCCTTCGCCACCGGCTATCTGCCCTGTACCCATATTCCCACGCGCTTTATCCACGCCGAGGCGCTGCCGCTGTCTGCCAACGGTAAAACCGACCGCCATCGCATCCGCGCCGACCTGAGCCACCAGCAAACCGCGCCGGCGTTGAACGCCTGCGCGGCCCCGCCGCCGCACGCGCCGCTGGTGCGCAGCGCCGAGATCCTGACCATTTACTGGCAGGCGATCGGCGTGACCCCGCGCCCGGAATGGGGGGAAGAGACGGCGTTCATCGCCATGGGGCTGAAGCTGCCGCATATCAAACAGGTGGCGTCACGCCTCAATGACGCTTTTGGCACCCGTCTGGTAAGCAGTTCGCTCTTGCCGTGCAAGAACGCGCGCGAAGTGGCGGCGTTGCTGGCCAGCTGA
- a CDS encoding DUF485 domain-containing protein, with product MNDTIYQGIEENPRFKELVRKRGRFAWLLSLITLALYVGFILLIAFDPQWLGTPIAAGSTITRGIPVGVGLIVISFVLTGLYVFRANGEFDRLTAEILREVKQ from the coding sequence ATGAATGACACCATTTATCAAGGGATTGAAGAAAACCCGCGCTTTAAAGAGCTGGTGAGAAAACGCGGCCGGTTCGCCTGGCTGCTTTCGCTGATTACGCTGGCGCTGTACGTCGGCTTTATTTTGTTGATCGCCTTCGATCCACAATGGCTCGGCACGCCGATCGCCGCCGGATCGACCATCACCCGCGGGATCCCGGTCGGCGTCGGGTTGATCGTGATCTCTTTCGTCTTGACCGGTCTCTACGTGTTTCGCGCCAACGGCGAGTTCGATCGCCTCACCGCAGAGATTCTGCGCGAGGTGAAACAATGA
- the acs gene encoding acetate--CoA ligase — MSQLHKHAIPSAIAERALINPAQYQQYYQQSVQDPEAFWGEHGKILDWIKPYTKVKNTSFDPGHVSIRWFEDGTLNLAANCLDRHLAERGDQTAIIWEGDDPTQSKKVTYKQLHHDVCQFANVLKQLGVKKGDVVAIYMPMVPEAAVAMLACARIGAVHSVIFGGFSPEAVAGRIIDSNAKLVITADEGLRAGRAVPLKKNVDDALKNPGVVSVANVVVFKRTGKPGYWQEGRDLWWHELTQGVSADCPPEEVNAEDPLFILYTSGSTGKPKGVLHTTGGYLVYAAMTFKYVFDYHDGDIYWCTADVGWVTGHSYLLYGPLACGATTLMFEGVPNYPGVNRLSQVIDKHQVNILYTAPTAIRALMAEGDKAIEGTRRDSLRIMGSVGEPINPEAWEWYYNKIGNARCPIVDTWWQTETGGFMITPLPGATELKAGSATRPFFGVQPALVDNVGTPQEGACEGNLVIVDSWPGQARTLFGDHDRFEQTYFSTFKGMYFSGDGARRDEDGYYWITGRVDDVLNVSGHRLGTAEIESALVSHPKIAEAAVVGIPHNIKGQAIYAYITLNHGEEPTPELYTEVRNWVRKEIGPIATPDVLHWTDSLPKTRSGKIMRRILRKIAAGDTSNLGDTSTLADPAVVDKLLEEKQSMKVPS, encoded by the coding sequence ATGAGCCAACTGCATAAACACGCTATTCCTTCTGCAATTGCAGAACGCGCCCTGATTAATCCGGCACAATACCAACAGTATTATCAACAGTCGGTTCAAGACCCAGAGGCTTTCTGGGGTGAGCATGGCAAAATCCTGGATTGGATCAAACCCTATACCAAAGTTAAAAATACCTCGTTCGATCCGGGCCACGTCAGCATTCGCTGGTTTGAAGACGGCACGTTGAACCTGGCGGCCAACTGCCTGGACCGCCATCTGGCCGAGCGCGGTGACCAAACCGCCATTATCTGGGAAGGCGATGACCCGACCCAATCAAAAAAGGTGACTTACAAACAGCTGCACCACGATGTCTGCCAATTCGCCAACGTGCTGAAACAGCTCGGCGTTAAAAAAGGCGACGTGGTGGCCATCTATATGCCGATGGTGCCGGAAGCGGCGGTCGCCATGCTGGCCTGCGCGCGCATCGGCGCCGTACATTCGGTGATCTTCGGCGGCTTCTCGCCGGAAGCCGTCGCCGGGCGCATTATCGACTCCAACGCCAAACTGGTGATCACCGCCGATGAAGGCCTGCGCGCCGGCCGCGCCGTGCCGCTGAAAAAGAACGTCGACGATGCGCTGAAAAATCCCGGCGTGGTCAGCGTGGCCAACGTGGTGGTATTCAAACGCACCGGTAAACCGGGCTACTGGCAGGAAGGGCGCGATCTGTGGTGGCATGAGCTGACCCAGGGCGTCTCCGCAGACTGCCCGCCGGAAGAAGTGAACGCCGAAGATCCGCTGTTCATCCTGTACACCTCCGGTTCGACCGGCAAGCCGAAAGGCGTGCTGCACACCACCGGCGGCTACCTGGTCTACGCTGCGATGACCTTTAAGTATGTGTTCGACTACCACGACGGCGACATTTACTGGTGCACCGCCGACGTGGGCTGGGTCACCGGCCACAGCTATCTGCTGTACGGCCCGCTGGCCTGCGGCGCCACCACGCTGATGTTCGAAGGCGTGCCTAACTATCCGGGCGTCAATCGCCTGTCGCAGGTGATCGACAAACACCAGGTCAACATTCTGTATACCGCACCGACCGCCATTCGCGCGTTGATGGCCGAAGGCGACAAGGCGATCGAAGGCACCCGACGCGATTCGCTGCGCATCATGGGCTCGGTCGGCGAACCGATCAACCCGGAAGCCTGGGAGTGGTATTACAACAAGATCGGCAACGCGAGATGCCCGATCGTCGACACCTGGTGGCAAACCGAAACCGGCGGCTTCATGATTACCCCGCTGCCGGGCGCCACTGAGCTGAAAGCCGGTTCCGCCACGCGGCCGTTCTTTGGCGTACAGCCGGCGCTGGTCGATAACGTCGGCACGCCGCAGGAAGGCGCCTGCGAAGGCAACCTGGTGATCGTCGATTCCTGGCCGGGCCAGGCGCGCACCCTGTTCGGCGATCATGACCGCTTCGAGCAAACTTACTTCTCGACCTTCAAAGGCATGTACTTCAGCGGTGACGGCGCCCGCCGCGACGAGGACGGTTACTACTGGATCACCGGCCGCGTCGACGACGTGCTGAACGTCTCCGGCCACCGTCTGGGCACCGCCGAGATCGAGTCCGCGCTGGTATCGCACCCGAAAATCGCCGAAGCGGCGGTGGTCGGCATTCCTCACAACATCAAAGGCCAGGCGATCTACGCCTACATCACGCTGAACCACGGCGAAGAACCGACGCCGGAGCTCTATACCGAAGTGCGCAACTGGGTGCGTAAAGAGATAGGGCCGATCGCTACGCCGGATGTGCTGCACTGGACAGACTCGCTGCCCAAAACGCGCTCCGGCAAGATCATGCGGCGCATCCTGCGCAAAATTGCCGCCGGCGACACCAGCAACCTGGGGGATACCTCCACGCTGGCGGATCCGGCCGTAGTCGACAAGCTGTTGGAAGAAAAACAATCAATGAAAGTGCCGTCATAA
- the gltP gene encoding glutamate/aspartate:proton symporter GltP has product MKSVKISLAWQILIALVLGIIVGAVLHNQTESREWLVSNILSPAGDIFIRLIKMIVVPIVISTLIVGIAGVGDAKKLGRIGLKTIIYFEVITTVAIVVGLTLANVFQPGHGIDMSTLTTVDISQYEKTTEQVQSGSHSLVATILSLIPSNVFSSMAKGDMLPIIFFSVLFGLGLSSLPKETKEPLLKVFKAVSESMFKVTHMIMRYAPIGVFGLIAVTVANFGFASLLPLAKLVVLVYFAIAFFALVVLGAVARLCNLRIWTLIRILKDELILAYSTASSETVLPRIIEKMEAYGAPKSITSFVVPTGYSFNLDGSTLYQSIAAIFIAQLYGIELSLGQEIVLVLTLMVTSKGIAGVPGVSFVVLLATLGSVGIPLEGLAFIAGVDRILDMARTALNVVGNALAVLVIAKWEHQFDRKKALAYETEFLAQKVKPANQA; this is encoded by the coding sequence ATGAAAAGTGTAAAAATTAGCCTGGCTTGGCAAATCCTGATCGCGTTGGTACTGGGTATTATTGTTGGCGCGGTATTGCACAACCAGACCGAATCTCGTGAGTGGCTGGTGAGCAATATTCTCAGCCCGGCGGGTGATATCTTTATTCGTTTGATCAAGATGATTGTGGTGCCGATCGTTATTTCCACGCTGATCGTCGGTATTGCCGGCGTGGGGGATGCGAAAAAGCTGGGCCGCATCGGATTGAAAACCATTATCTACTTCGAAGTGATCACCACCGTCGCCATCGTGGTGGGGCTCACCTTGGCCAACGTCTTCCAACCCGGCCACGGCATCGATATGTCGACGCTGACCACGGTGGACATTTCGCAGTACGAGAAAACCACCGAACAGGTGCAAAGCGGTTCGCACAGTCTGGTGGCGACCATTCTGTCGCTGATCCCGTCGAACGTCTTCTCGTCGATGGCCAAGGGCGACATGTTGCCGATTATCTTCTTCTCGGTGCTGTTCGGCCTGGGGTTGTCGTCGTTGCCGAAAGAGACCAAAGAGCCGCTGCTGAAGGTGTTCAAGGCGGTGTCCGAGAGCATGTTCAAAGTCACCCACATGATTATGCGCTATGCGCCGATCGGGGTGTTTGGCCTGATTGCGGTCACGGTAGCCAACTTCGGTTTCGCTTCGCTGCTGCCGCTGGCCAAGCTGGTGGTGCTGGTGTACTTCGCCATTGCGTTCTTCGCCCTGGTGGTGCTGGGGGCGGTCGCCCGGCTGTGCAACCTGCGCATCTGGACGCTGATCCGCATCCTGAAAGACGAACTGATCCTGGCTTATTCCACCGCCAGTTCGGAAACGGTGCTGCCGCGCATCATCGAAAAGATGGAGGCTTATGGCGCGCCCAAGTCGATCACCAGCTTCGTGGTGCCGACTGGTTACTCCTTTAACCTGGATGGCTCGACGCTGTACCAGAGCATCGCCGCCATCTTTATTGCCCAGTTGTACGGCATCGAGCTGTCGTTGGGGCAGGAGATCGTGCTGGTGCTGACGCTGATGGTGACCTCGAAAGGGATCGCCGGCGTGCCGGGCGTCTCGTTCGTGGTGCTGCTGGCCACCCTGGGCAGCGTCGGCATTCCGTTGGAAGGCCTGGCGTTCATCGCCGGCGTGGACCGTATCCTGGATATGGCGCGCACTGCGCTGAACGTGGTGGGTAACGCGCTGGCGGTATTGGTGATCGCCAAGTGGGAGCACCAGTTCGATCGCAAGAAGGCGCTGGCCTACGAAACGGAGTTCCTGGCGCAGAAGGTGAAGCCGGCCAACCAGGCCTAA